ATGTGTTTTATGATTCCTATGTTTTAAGGAGAATTAGTATAGGTATCTGATTTTATCTCCTTTAATATGTAATATTCTTTCTCCTCTTCTAAGATTCACTATAATATGAGATCTTGGAATGTTCAGTCTTAGGATTTTCATGGTTTTCATAGGTATGATCATCTTATGCCTACTTCTGTCTCTGGTCACTACCGTGAGTATCCTCTCTCCTTCTGGTAGGTATCTTAGTAATGCTATGCTATCTCTATCTATAGCTTGGAATCTTGTGAATCCTGTTCTAAGAGCTTTAAATGATCTTCTTATTCTAGCTAGATTTCTTATATGCTCTAGAAGAATCTTATTCCATCTATTCTCATCCCAGAGCATATATCTCCTATTATCAGGATCTCCTCCTCCTTCTAATCCTATCTCATCTCCATAATATATGGCAGGGCTACCTGGTAGGGTGAATAGTATAGTGTACATGTTGATAAGAATCCTGAGATCTCCTCCTGCTAAAGTGAAGATTCTCGGAGTATCATGACTTCCAAGGAGATTATAGAGAGAGTTTACAGCGTAATATGGCTGAGACACATACTGAGATCCTATGATGTATATGAATTGATAAGCATCAATACTTCTATACAGGAGAAAGTTTAGAATAGCATTTCTCAACTCGTAGTTCATGGCAGAGTCTGCTATAACTCCCATAGGATAGTATCTGAGTTCTCCCATGAGCTCTATAATGAAGATCCTCTCATCACCTTCGAACTCTTTTAAAGCTCTATACATCTTCTTAAGAGATTCATCTGGTATTCCATGTCCTACATCAATTCTAAAACCATCTACTCCAAGCGAAGACCAGTATCTTATTATATCTATGAAGAATTCTGAAACTTTCGGATTAAAATGATCCCATCTAACCATAGACCAAGATCCTAGGAAAGATTCGTAGAAAGGCTTCATATCTGTAGGTGGTTTTCTACATCTGCTCTCTATATATTCTCGAAACCTCTTCATATAATCCTGTTCTAGAGATCCAGGATCTTTTAATAATTTGAACATTCTCTTCATCTCAGGATCTCCTTCCAGAGCTTTTACAAAGTACTGGGAGCATGGTGAAGCATGATATGGTACTAGATCTAGAACTACTCTGATCCCTCTCTCATGAGCTTCTCTAACAAGATTTTTAAAGTCCTCTAGATCTCCGAGATATCCATCCACTGATCTATAGTCTATAACATCATATCTATGGTATGAGGGTGAGGGATGTATAGGATTCAGGTATATAGCATCAACTCCTAGACTTCTTACGTAGTTCAATCTCTCTATAATACCTCTGAGATCTCCTCCTATAAAACCTCTCTCTCTAGGTATCTTCTCGGGAGATATCTTGTCAGGAGGATCATTACTAGGATCTGCGTTATAAAAGCTGTCAGGAAAGATCTGATAGTATACTGAACCGATCCACCAAAGCTCTCTATCTACACCAGCTATCTTCTCTATTTCAAAGAATTTCTCAGAATAGATCCCGTCTACACCGTATAGAACCTCTTCACCTCTAAGATTCAGCTTGAATCTATATCTATCAAAGTTTCTCCTGATAACAGCCTCATAATATGAATAGTATTTATCCTCATACACCTTCTCCATATCATAACACCTCCTACCCCAGCTCCCCTCAATCTCGACACATGCTCCAGAAATATTATTCTTCAAAGCTCTGATCCTTATTATATAGTAGTCTAGATACATGCTGAGATATGCTGGATCTCTCTCATCATGCTCTATATACTCAGGATAGATCATGCCACTTCTAATAGCTTTCTCAAGCCTGCTAACCTCTATCTCAGCAACTGAAAACCTAAGCTTCCTACCAAAGAATTCAACTTCTCTCGAGAAGGTGTTATCAGGATCTGGATAGTAGTTGAGATAAGGATCAACAAAGATATAGAGGTACTCACCCTCCGGAAGCAGGATCTCTGAAGAACATAAACCTCTTGAATCTCTTCTAAGCTCTACTCTACCCGGCATATATGCGGTGAATGCTGAGACCAGATAAAGATGGTCTGAGTCTCGAGGACATTTGGTTGCAAACCTCACCCTATACTTTCCAAATCTAAGATCTCCAAGAACCTCTCTACCTAATACCACGTACAAGAATAATCCCAGAACCTCTTCTCTTCTAGAGAATTAAAAAATATATTAGGCTGACTATATATGAAGTATATGTAGGTGAATTATTTATGTCTCTGAAAGCTCTTTCTAAAACCATTCTAGCTGTCATAATAATAGTTATAATCGCTATAGCTGGCGTAGCCTATATACTTCTAATCTATCAAACACCTCCCACAACACCGACCCCAACTCCTACTCCCACAANNNNNNNNNNNNNNNNNNNNNNNNNNNNNNNNNNNNNNNNNNNNNNNNNNNNNNNNNNNNNNNNNNNNNNNNNNNNNNNNNNNNNNNNNNNNNNNNNNNNNNNNNNNNNNNNTACTCCCACAACAACTACTCCTACAGTGATCCAGACTACTCCTACAACTACTCCAACTCCTACTCCCACAACTACAACCCCTGCCACAACTCCTACTACAACAGCTCCTCAGCTCATGATTCTTAATATCGATGGAACTCAGATTAGAGTTCCAAAGGATCTATATGATTTCGCCATGAACGCTCGCGAGGGTAAGATCTCTGTCACAATAAACTTCTGGACCTCTATGTATCCATTCGAAGCAGATCTTATGAAGCAGGTTGTAGCAAACTTCACGAGAGAGTATCCTGGTATCAAGGTTAATTATCAGAATATTCAGAATCTTAAAGAGACTGTAAAAGCAGGGATAGTAGCTGGAGATATCGAGAATACAGCTCATGTATTTACCTGGGCTCATGACTGGACTGGAGAATTCGCTGAGGCTGGATTTATAATACCTCTTGACAAGTATCTACCTCCTCAGACTCTAAGCGATATACAATCCCAGCTTCTACCACTAGCTTTCGCGGCAGGACAGCTTGGCGTTCACGTGTACGGACTTCCATGGGCTGCTGAAGGTATTGCTCTGATCTGTGATGCTAATAAGGTTCCTCAGATTCCTTCAACATTCTCAGATCTAGAGAGTATAATGAAGAACTATACAGATCCTTCAAAAGGATTATATGGCTTAGCATATCAGATAGATCCTTATCACATATATCCATTCATAACAGCATTCGGAGGATATTACTATGATGAAACCACTGATACCACAGCTTTCAATTCCTCAGGAACTCTTCAAGGTATAAGCTTTCTACTAACTCATGTATTCCCCTACATGTACACAGCTGATGTAGGTGGAGAAACTCAGCTAAAGCTATTCCTAGACGGTAAGACTCCATGCATTATAACAGGTCCTTGGAGTATGAATAGCATTCTGGGAGTTTATAAGAATCTTAGCATAGGAGCTATCCCGAGTATTGATGGAAGAATTCCCAGACCTTTCGTAGGTATTAGAATGCTATGGATAACAAGTCTTGTTGAGAAGGATCCTAACAGACTCTATGCATCACTACTCTTCACATTATGGTTTACTATGAATGATAGAATGCTTAAGTTCTTAGTAGACTATGGAGGGTATATACCTGTTAAGAATAGTGTTATAAATTATATCACAGCTAATAGAGATAAGTATAATATTGTCTATGGATTTATAGAATCCATATCGAATGGTATTCCAATGCCTAAGGTTCCTAAGATGGGCTGTGTATGGGATCCCATCGGTACTGCTGTTAGTGCAATAGTTACAGAGTATAATGAGAAAGGTCTTAACGCGACGCTACAGGATCTGAAGGGAATACTAGATCAGGCTGCTTCAGCTCTTGTGAGTAAGTGCAATGTTAAACTAGCTGGATGATCAAGATTTTTAAAGGGTTTTAATATGGGTAGTGTTAGAAGAGTTTTGTATCCTCTCAGAGTAGCATTAGCTCTCACTATAGTGAGTGTGGTTCTATATCTTTTTTTCAATATATGGCCTATAGCATATTCTCTCTATATAGCTTTCACTGATGCTAATGCTAATAATATTGTTCCAAGTCCTAAGCTTCTAGAGCTTCTAAGTTTGAGAGCTAATGTGACAAGAGATCTTGAGACTAGGAGGGGCGAGATATCTTCTTATCTCGCTAGGATAGATTCTTCGATCTCTAGAGTGATCAGTACTATAGAATCTTTTGAGAACTATATAAATCAGAATGCTAGCAAGATCTCTATCGCAGAGTTGAATAGCTATATAGATAATATGAGTTCTGAAATGCTTGAAGTAAATTCACTGGTAACAGCAGAAGGCTACTATCTCAACTACTATCCAGAGCTCAGAGGTAATATATCTAAAGCTAATGAGATCCTAGGATCCTTCAGAACAGAGATTTCATCAGTGCTCTTCTTCAAGATAAGCATCTCAGAAGAAGATCTCAACAGAATAAGGAATATATCATATAAATACCTCCCCCAAGTAGTAGACTATCTAAACTCAGGTCTCATGACTCTGAGAACTATTGAAAGTGATTATGATCTCTTTGTAGAGAGAGTGGTAGGAGACATAGACAGACAGATCGATGCTCTAACACTTCACTTCGTAGGATTAGAGAATTTCAGAAGATTATTCACAGAAGCTTCATACCCCTACGCAGTGTATAAGACACTTTTATTCGTTGCAACCAGCGTGCCTCTCAAAGTCATAGTCGGTGTAGGGATCGCATTCTTATTCTCATCACCACTCATAGCAGGTAGGAGAATTATGAGAGCTCTTCTAGTACTCCCATGGGCTCTTCCTCCTCTTCTCACTATAACAACCTGGAGAATGCTCTTCCTACCTGGGGTAGGTCCTTTCGCTCAATTCTTCTCAGCTTTTCTAGGGAGAAGCTTTAACATATATAATCTTGAGTGGGATGCATTCACAGTATATAATATTGTTGAGACATGGCTTGCATACCCATTTATAATGACCGTAGCCATGGGAGCTATAGCAGGAGTTCCAAGAGAGATTATAGAAGCTACATATATCGATGGTGCTAGTATTCTCTATAGATTTAGAAGAGTGACCCTACCTCTAACTCTGAGACCTATAGCATTTGCAGCT
This window of the Sulfolobales archaeon genome carries:
- a CDS encoding glycoside hydrolase family 13 protein is translated as MVLGREVLGDLRFGKYRVRFATKCPRDSDHLYLVSAFTAYMPGRVELRRDSRGLCSSEILLPEGEYLYIFVDPYLNYYPDPDNTFSREVEFFGRKLRFSVAEIEVSRLEKAIRSGMIYPEYIEHDERDPAYLSMYLDYYIIRIRALKNNISGACVEIEGSWGRRCYDMEKVYEDKYYSYYEAVIRRNFDRYRFKLNLRGEEVLYGVDGIYSEKFFEIEKIAGVDRELWWIGSVYYQIFPDSFYNADPSNDPPDKISPEKIPRERGFIGGDLRGIIERLNYVRSLGVDAIYLNPIHPSPSYHRYDVIDYRSVDGYLGDLEDFKNLVREAHERGIRVVLDLVPYHASPCSQYFVKALEGDPEMKRMFKLLKDPGSLEQDYMKRFREYIESRCRKPPTDMKPFYESFLGSWSMVRWDHFNPKVSEFFIDIIRYWSSLGVDGFRIDVGHGIPDESLKKMYRALKEFEGDERIFIIELMGELRYYPMGVIADSAMNYELRNAILNFLLYRSIDAYQFIYIIGSQYVSQPYYAVNSLYNLLGSHDTPRIFTLAGGDLRILINMYTILFTLPGSPAIYYGDEIGLEGGGDPDNRRYMLWDENRWNKILLEHIRNLARIRRSFKALRTGFTRFQAIDRDSIALLRYLPEGERILTVVTRDRSRHKMIIPMKTMKILRLNIPRSHIIVNLRRGERILHIKGDKIRYLY
- a CDS encoding extracellular solute-binding protein, producing the protein TPTTTTPTVIQTTPTTTPTPTPTTTTPATTPTTTAPQLMILNIDGTQIRVPKDLYDFAMNAREGKISVTINFWTSMYPFEADLMKQVVANFTREYPGIKVNYQNIQNLKETVKAGIVAGDIENTAHVFTWAHDWTGEFAEAGFIIPLDKYLPPQTLSDIQSQLLPLAFAAGQLGVHVYGLPWAAEGIALICDANKVPQIPSTFSDLESIMKNYTDPSKGLYGLAYQIDPYHIYPFITAFGGYYYDETTDTTAFNSSGTLQGISFLLTHVFPYMYTADVGGETQLKLFLDGKTPCIITGPWSMNSILGVYKNLSIGAIPSIDGRIPRPFVGIRMLWITSLVEKDPNRLYASLLFTLWFTMNDRMLKFLVDYGGYIPVKNSVINYITANRDKYNIVYGFIESISNGIPMPKVPKMGCVWDPIGTAVSAIVTEYNEKGLNATLQDLKGILDQAASALVSKCNVKLAG
- a CDS encoding sugar ABC transporter permease produces the protein MGSVRRVLYPLRVALALTIVSVVLYLFFNIWPIAYSLYIAFTDANANNIVPSPKLLELLSLRANVTRDLETRRGEISSYLARIDSSISRVISTIESFENYINQNASKISIAELNSYIDNMSSEMLEVNSLVTAEGYYLNYYPELRGNISKANEILGSFRTEISSVLFFKISISEEDLNRIRNISYKYLPQVVDYLNSGLMTLRTIESDYDLFVERVVGDIDRQIDALTLHFVGLENFRRLFTEASYPYAVYKTLLFVATSVPLKVIVGVGIAFLFSSPLIAGRRIMRALLVLPWALPPLLTITTWRMLFLPGVGPFAQFFSAFLGRSFNIYNLEWDAFTVYNIVETWLAYPFIMTVAMGAIAGVPREIIEATYIDGASILYRFRRVTLPLTLRPIAFAAIMTTGASLQAFLVPLLINGGGPATMISFPGTSPQLGYSNDFIILYGYRQAYFYRDYGLSAASYLFAVLILLVYALLWYYFLYRKR